A region of Mycteria americana isolate JAX WOST 10 ecotype Jacksonville Zoo and Gardens chromosome 11, USCA_MyAme_1.0, whole genome shotgun sequence DNA encodes the following proteins:
- the GHRL gene encoding appetite-regulating hormone → MFLRGTLLGIILYRILWTETTLAGSSFLSPEYKKTQQQKDKKNPTAQLHRRGTEGFWDTDEAGPEDDSNSIEIKFNVPFEIGVKITEEEYQEYGQALEKMLGDMLEENAKGTTNQVIKAEL, encoded by the exons ATGTTTCTCAGAGGTACTCTGCTGGGAATTATTCTTTACAGGATCCTCTGGACAGAAACTACTCTGGCTGGCTCTAGTTTTTTAAGCCCTGAATATAAAAAAACACAG caacaaaaggataaaaaaaaccccacagcacaaTTACATCGTCGAGGCACAGAAGGCTTTTGGGATACCGATGAAGCAGGGCCAGAAGATGACAGTAACAGTATTGAAATTaag ttTAATGTTCCCTTCGAAATTGGTGTCAAAATAACAGAAGAAGAGTATCAAGAATATGGACAAGCACTGGAGAAGATGCTAGGGGACATGCTTGAAGAGAACGCTAAAGGTACTACCAACCAAGTCATAAAAGCagagctttaa